The DNA sequence GATGGTGCCAGTGGCGTGTGGGGCCCCGACGCCCGCCaggccccctctccctcctcctcctcctcctcctcctcctcctcctcctcctcctcctggtccgCCCGGTAGGCGGCGCTGTGCAGGTGCAGCACCAGGGCGTCGGTGCAGTGCTTGAGGCAGAAGGCGGCCACCGCGTGCTCCATCTTGGTGGCCAGGTTGCCGACCACGACCACCTGGAAGTGGCTCAGCGCCCGCCGGATGAACGCCTCCTCCTGGATCTCGTAGAGGCAGCGGAGCAGCTCCAGCGCGCCCCGCTGCAGCGTGGGGCCCTCGCTCAGCGCCTTGCCCCGGATCCACTCCAGCAGCTCCGCCCGGACGCGCGGCGACACCTCCCAGCCCAGCGCCTTCTCCAGGAAGCCCCGCGCCTCCGCGTGCAGGAGCCCGAACAGGAAGCGGACGGTGAGCGCCCAGGCGCTCCGCTCCGACAGCCCGTACTCGGCCAGCAGCCTGGCCAGGCTGCGCTCGGGGCCGGCCGCGCGGCCCGCCCCGTCCAGGGCGTAGTACGCGGCGGCGAAGAACTCCTGGAAGCTCAGGTGGATGAAGCTGTAGACCTTCTCGCAGTCGATGTCCTTCTGGAAGATGTTCATGTTGAGGAAGGAGGACACGTCCGCCCCGTCCAGGCCGTGCCTCCGCAGGTCCCGCTCCTCGAACAGGATCTTCTGGCTCCAGAGGCCGTCGGCCGCCAGGGAGCACAGCCCCGTCCGGTGGGGCGCGCGCTGGAGCGGCGTCGGGGAGCCCGGCTGGGGCCGCAGCAGGCTGAGGAGGTAGAGCAGGTACACGGCCGTGGTGGTGCGGGTGGCCTGCGGCCGGAGCCCGCCgccctccagctgctgcttgAGGCAGGTGCACACCACCCAGCACACGAGCGGCACGAAGCAGAGCGCGAACAGGGGCTCGTCGTCCCGCACGGAGCCGAAGACGCGGCGGGCCTGCCCGGCGTCCCCGAAGAACCTGTGGAAGTACTCCTTCCGCTCGGCCTCCGAGAAGCCCAGGATCTCCACGTGCCGGGGGTGCTCCAGCAGCCGCTGCAGCTTCTCCAGGGCGCTGGGCCGCGTGGTGATGAGCAGGGACGCCTCCGGCAGCAGCTTCTTGCGAATCAGGCTGCTGAGCAGCAGCCCCGGGGGCCGcgtctcctcccagcccaggcaccAGGGCCCGCGAGGGTCGTGGAAGGAGGGCTGGAGCTCGTCGAAGCCGTCGATGATGAAGAGGAGGCGCTCGGGGGCGCGGAGCAGCTCGCCGAGGGGCGCGCCGGGCGCGGGCCAGCAGCCGGAGAGGAGGTCCCGCGCGCTGCGCTCGGGGGCGCCGCGGTTCAGCTCCCGGCAGTTGACGTAGAAGAGGTAGTCGAAGCGGCCCTGGAACAGCCGGCCGTCCGCCCAGTCCAGCATCGCCTTGTGCGCCAGCATGGACTTGCCCATGCCCGCCGCGCCCTGCAGGACCACGGTGCGCGGGGGCTCCGGCCGCTCGGCGTCCGGCTCGAACAGGGTGTCCATCTGGATGAGGCCGGCCGGGGGCGCCCCGGCCCTCGCGGGGGCCCGGCCCGGGTCCAGCAGCTTCTGCTGCGCCCCCAGCGGGGTCGGGTGCTCCTTCACCAGCAGCAGCCGCGTGTAGCGGTGGCTGAGGTTGACGCACTCGCCCAGGCGCGCGTTGCGGTCCTCCATCAGCCGGAACTTCCTGCGGACGTGGTCCCGGTAGGTTTCCCGGGGATCTACGGGGGAGGGACGAAGGGTTTGGGGAACACTCATCAGCAAGCGCCCGCGAATTCATCGTGAGCTAAAGCACAGCAgggcctgcccggccggcgtggctcagtggttgagcgcggatctatgaaccaggaggtcacgattcgattcccggtcaggacacctgcctgggttacgggctcgatccccagtagggggcgtgcgggaggcagcctgtGGATGattctcatcgtggatgtttctatctcttcctctcccttcttctctgaaatcaataaagtatatattttttaaaaaatagggagagatcaaccaaaggacttgtatgaatgcatataggcctaaccaatggacacagtcaacagtggggtaagggcatgagtggagggcaagaggagaataaggacacatatgtagccccttaatcaataaagaaatttaaaaaaataaaataaaaataagggactctttctccctccccacataTTATTCTTCAATCAATTTCCacctttattataaaaaataaataaaaatagctgaaaccggtttggctcagtggatagagcgtcggcctgcggactgaagggtcccaggtttgattccggtcaagggcatgtgccttggttgcgggcacatccccagtaggaggtgtgtgggaggcagctgatcgatgtgtctctctcatcaatgtttctaactctctccctctccctttttctctgtaaaaaatcaataaaacgtatttttttaaaaaagagagagagaagagaaagaaacatcaatttgttgttccacttatttatgcattcgttgactgattcttttaaaatatacttttattgatttattgacaTGGTAAGCCTTGGGACAAAAGGCCAGCAGAGCGTTGAAACACAGGAAGAAGCTGGGGCGTGGAGGTGTTATTAATCCATTGCGTGCATTCTGCAGCCACCCACCCTGACTGCCTGTGTGTGCAAAGGAGAAACGAAGGCctgttttgtttaatcccttctcAGTCGGACGGTGCGCACGGGATGCTCTATGCCTTCGAGCAGGTACCAGCTCAGGGCTCACCTTTCCTTGGCGTTCCAGCAAAGACGTCCAGCGAGCATGCGGGCTGGTTCCCCAGGGAGCACGGGCCACCGGGCGGGGGGTCTGGAAGGGACATTTGGGGAGGTCAGTTGGCACACATCTAGCCAGCACTCAGTAACATTAGCTACCAGGACCCCCAACGGTCTACGTGATAactccctgcccaccagccccaGAATGCTCCGCCGTCGCCTCACCTTCACTGTTGTCGAGAACACGTGTTCTTCATGACCTCCATCCCTCCCATTAAAGTCCTCGAGCAGGAAGTTCTGAGTTAGCTtgacttcctccctccccttcggCTCTGGGCCATGtctcatccatcatccatccggATCCTTCcacctttccatccatccattcatcaatccattcatccatcatccatccatctatccttccacctttccatccatccattcatcaatccatcatccatccatctatccttccacctttccatccatccattcatcaatccattcatccatccatctatccttcCACCTTTCCacttacccatccatccatccttccacctttccatccatccattcaccaatccatcatccatccatctatccttccacctttccatccatccatccatccttccacctttccatccatccattcatccatccatccatccttccacctttccatctatccattcatcaatccatcatccatccatctaatcCTTCCACCTTTCCActtacccattcatccatcctttcacctttccattcatccattcatccttccacctttccatccatccatccttccacccttcCACCTTTCCATTCATCAATCCAttaatctatccatccatccttccacctttccatccatccattcatcaatccatccatccatccttccacctttccatccatccattcatcaatccattaatctatccatccatccttccaccttTCCACTTACCCATTTATTCATCCTTtcatctttccatccatccatccatccatccatccttccacctttccatccatccattcatcaatccattaatctatccatccatccttccaccttTCCACTTACCCATTTATTCATCCTTTCATCtttacatccatccatccatccatccatccatccatccatccatccttccacctttccatccatccattcatcaatccatccatccatccttccacctttccatccatccattcatcaatccatccatccatccatccatccttccaccttTCCACTTACCCATTTATTCATCCTTTCATctttccattcatccatccatccatccttccacctttccatccatccattcatcaatccatcatccatccatctatccttcCACCTTTCCCcttacccattcatccatcctttcacctttccattcatccatccatccttctacCTTTTcatccatccacttatccatccatcatccatccatttatccatccatccatcatccaacagatacacacacacacacacacacacacacacacacacacacacgtatggcACCAGACATTTTTTTTAGGCATTGGATGCATAGCAAGACACAAGATCTCTGATCCGTGGACCTTATATTCTCATGGCATGGAGAATTCAGTGCATAGAAAATAAACAccacttgtatgcatatatgcataacccatggacacagacaatggggtggtgatggcctgcgggggggagggggggcagggaggggatgggagtgggctggaggaggttaatgggggtaaaaggaggacctatgtaatactgtcaacaataaagatttttttaaaaagcaaataagccttagctggtttggctcagtggatagagcctcggcctgaggactgaagggtcctgggttcggttcccctcaagggcacaggcccggattgcaggctccatccccagtagggggcgtgcaggaagcagccgaccaatgattctctccaataattgatgtttctatctctccctctcccttcctctctgaaatcaataaaaatattttttaaaaaagtaaataaacaccAATATAACttcagataattttatttatctgaagtaatttaaaaaaagtaattcttgAATATTACAGCTGAAGAAGACCTCGGAGCGGTTCCCGGAAGCACGCCATGAGCGCCCCCCACATCCAAATCCAGATGCAGCTCCTGACTCCAGGTGACTCTGACTCCAGGTGACTCCTGTGGGCATTGACACGCGAGAACCGCCATCTAGTGCAGCCCCCTCGTCTCACGGAGGCGGAGACAGAGCCCAGAGACGCACATGACTGTCCAGCATCACACAGCGAGA is a window from the Eptesicus fuscus isolate TK198812 chromosome 21, DD_ASM_mEF_20220401, whole genome shotgun sequence genome containing:
- the NLRP12 gene encoding NACHT, LRR and PYD domains-containing protein 12, which translates into the protein MPGTAAGDGLCRLSAYLEELEAVELKKFKLHLGAATEAGEHRIPRGRMETAGPLEMAQLLVAHCGAREAWLLALRTFERIHRKDLWERGRREDLVRDPPPGGPCSLGNQPACSLDVFAGTPRKDPRETYRDHVRRKFRLMEDRNARLGECVNLSHRYTRLLLVKEHPTPLGAQQKLLDPGRAPARAGAPPAGLIQMDTLFEPDAERPEPPRTVVLQGAAGMGKSMLAHKAMLDWADGRLFQGRFDYLFYVNCRELNRGAPERSARDLLSGCWPAPGAPLGELLRAPERLLFIIDGFDELQPSFHDPRGPWCLGWEETRPPGLLLSSLIRKKLLPEASLLITTRPSALEKLQRLLEHPRHVEILGFSEAERKEYFHRFFGDAGQARRVFGSVRDDEPLFALCFVPLVCWVVCTCLKQQLEGGGLRPQATRTTTAVYLLYLLSLLRPQPGSPTPLQRAPHRTGLCSLAADGLWSQKILFEERDLRRHGLDGADVSSFLNMNIFQKDIDCEKVYSFIHLSFQEFFAAAYYALDGAGRAAGPERSLARLLAEYGLSERSAWALTVRFLFGLLHAEARGFLEKALGWEVSPRVRAELLEWIRGKALSEGPTLQRGALELLRCLYEIQEEAFIRRALSHFQVVVVGNLATKMEHAVAAFCLKHCTDALVLHLHSAAYRADQEEEEEEEEEEEEEEGEGAWRASGPHTPLAPSPERNVLPAAYSEHLATALSTNPHLVELALYHNALGSQGVRLLCQGLRHPNCKLQNLRLKRCRVPGSACQDLAAALTANRNLMRMDLSGNALGLPGVRLLCEGLRHPKCRLQMLQLRKCQLEAGAGLEVASVLSTNHHLVELDLTGNALEDAGLRLLCGGLRHPVCRLQILWLKICRLTAAACEDLASTLPVNQSLTELDLSLNDLGDPGVLLLCEGLRHPQCKLQTLRLGICRLSSAACEGLAAVLQSNRHLRDLDLSFNDLGDQGMWWLCEGLQHPACRLQKLWLDSCGLTAKACDDLSATLGVNQTLTELYLTNNALGSAGVRRLCRRLRHPGCKLRVLWLFGVRLSALTHRELAALRWTKPYLDLGC